GCGCCCATTCCAACAGATTTATTTTTCCGGCCGAGTCACACGGCCGTTTTCCATGCCGTCATCCTTTGAATGTAATATCCCAGTAAAACGCGCAAAGCATGCTTCTATACCTGGCCTCTACAATTTTCCCTTCTTTTATGCATTGTAGATAAGTCAATTGCAAAAAAGAATAGATTGTGTTGATAAAAAATAGAAAGATATGGAAACAAGCAGATTCTCCAGGAGAACATAGGGCCATCAACCGTTTCTTTAAAAAACCTTCTGGCTGTAAATTTGAGGATCATCCATTTATGGGAAAATAGACGTAAGGAAAGATTATTCCTAATCCTGCGCCTTTTCCTTCATGCCCCGCGCCTCAAACCGCGCCAGATCCAGATATACCAAGGATTTTGACGATGACCACAGTGCTGTATATGATCCTGGAAAAATCAAAACTACCGGGAGGATGTTGCAGAATCCCTAGAATGGAACCCTCCAAACGACATATCAAATATGAAAACAATAAAAATTATTTTCAAATGCATTGCGGGCATTATTATTGTAATGGGGGTCATGTGGATCGTCATGCCGTTTGCTTTCATGTATCCCTTTTTATACATAAAATAAACACATAGCGAAATAGTAAATTTGAGAAAAGCGTAGCGAATGTACTGGAACAGCGTTCGTTATGCTATATTTTTCTCTCGGCAAAAAGCCAAAGAAAACCATAATATAGACAAATGACGCAAAAGTTCAGTTACCACATCATTACCCGTGTGATGATGCAATTTTTTTGCGAAACCTAAATTTTGCATCGTTTGGCTTCATTTGTCGTATCTGTCGGTAACTCACTATAAACTAATTTTGTAACCAAAAAAATGAGTGAGTTATGAGAAGTACTTTTAAGGTCTTGTTCTATGTAAAGAAAGGCAGTGAGAAAACCAACGGCAACCTGCCTTTAATGTGCCGCCTTACGGTGGACGGAGAGATTAAACAATTCAGTTGCAAGATGGATGTTCCCTTGCGGCTGTGGGATGTGAAGAACAACCGTGCTTCGGGCAAAAGTGTCGAAGCGCAGCGAATCAACATTGCCGTTGATAAAATCCGAGTAGAAGTAAACCGTCGCTATCAGGAACTGATGCAGACGGACGGATATGTTACTGCCGCCAAACTCAAGGATGCCTATCTCGGTATCGGTGTCAAGCAGGAAACCCTGCTAAAACTCTTCGAGCAACACAACACCGAGTTTTCCAAGAAAGTGGGACACAGCAGAGCAAAGGGAACGTTCCAGCGTTATGTGACCGTTTGTAAGCACATCCGTGAGTTCCTGTCCCATACCTACAAGCGTGAGGATATTCCGCTGAAAGAATTGAACCTCACATTCATCAACGACTTCGAGTATTTTTTGCGCACGGAGAAGAAATGCCGTACCAATACCATTTGGGGCTACATGATTGTGCTGAAACACATTATCTCCATAGCAAGGAATGACGGTCGTTTGCCGTTCAATCCATTTGCAGGATATATCAATTCGCCCGAAAGCGTGGACAGGGGATATATCACAAATGAGGAGATACACACGATGATGAACACCGATATGCCCGACAAGACACACGAGCTTGTCCGCGACCTGTTCATCTTTTCCACGTTCACAGGGTTGGCGTATTCCGATGTCAAGAACCTCACGGAAGACAACCTGCAAACATTCTTTGACGGCAATCTATGGATTATCACCCGAAGAAAGAAAACCAACACGGAATCCAATATCAGACTGTTGGATGTTCCCCGAAAGATAATAGAGAAGTACAAAGGCATGACAAGGGACAACAAGGTATTCCCCATGCCGAGCAACACGACTTGCAACAAGAAGTTGAAAACTATTGCCGAGTTGTGCGGTATAAAATCCCGTTTGACCTATCATGTCGCAAGACATTCGGCAGCGACTACAGTCCTATTATCCAACGGAGTACCGATTGAAACCGTCAGCCGACTTTTGGGACATACCAACATAAAGACGACCCAAATCTACGCAAAGATAACCGCCCAAAAGATTAGTCAGGACATGGAAACCCTGTCGCACAGGCTGGAGGATATGGAAAAGAACATTTGCAACGCCATTCAATAACCCTTGAATCAAACGGAAATGAAAAAGGAAAGAAATATCATCACAATGGACGAGTTCGGCAATGTGGTTATGCCGAAAGATATAACCGATGTGTGGATGAACGAAGCCGAGTTGTTGGATTTGTTCGGTGTAACCGTCCCGACCATTCGGGCAGGGATAAAGGCTCTTTGCAAGAGTGGCACATTAAGGGAGTATGGGATAAGGCGTACCATACGCATATCCGACAATTGCAGCATGGAAGCTTACAATCTTGAAACGATAATCGCCCTCGCTTTCCGCATCGGAACATTCGGAGCGGAGCAAGTGCGCAATGCCATTCTGAAAAGACTATACTTGCGAAAAGAAAAACAAACCGTTTTCTTTTCGCTGAATATGGGCAGGACAAACGGCATACCATTGTCATAAACGTATAAACAGGCACTCTGATTTTTCTCCCGAAAAGCGCAATCCGACAATTCGTTTTTCGGGAGTTTTTTCATCTTCCTAATCCGATTCCAGCACCAAACCATTGATTTTTTTGTTTCGAGAGGCTTTTTTCCGCATTCTGCTATATTTTACGTAACAACCTATACATTAAATGCTTATACTTTTGTAGCTGGTATTTTTCAAACTTAAAACCATTTGATTATGTCAGCTAACAAACAACAAGACAGCCACCGACCGCCATCGGATGACGGCATGGCAAAGGAAGAATTCATCCGAGTGGGGACAACGCTTTACAAGATTGTGGAGCAACCCAAACTGAACGGAGGGTATATAAGGAAACGCATAGCGTGGAACAACGAGACCCTGCGTCAAGACTACGGCAAGGACTACATCGGCAGCGTTCCCAAGTATGACGGCTTTTGTACCGTACCCAAACACATCGGCTACCGCCCTGTGGTCGGCAAGTTCCTTAATCTCTATGAGCCGATAGACCATGTACCCCGACAGGGTGATTTTCCCTCTATCCGTTCGTTGGTGGAGCACATCTTCGGGGAGCAATACGAGTTGGGGATGGACTATCTGCAACTGCTTTACCTGCAACCTATCCAAAAACTGCCTATCCTGTTGTTGGTATCGGAAGAACGCAATACAGGCAAAAGCACGTTCCTGAACTTTCTGAAAGCCCTGTTTCAGAACAACGTGACATTCAACACCAACGAGGACTTCCGCAGCCAATTCAATTCCGATTGGGCTGGAAAGCTCCTTATCGTGGTGGATGAGGTGCTGCTCAACCGCAGAGAGGACAGCGAACGGTTGAAGAACCTGAGTACTACATTATCCTACAAGATGGAAGCCAAAGGGAAAGACCGTGATGAGATAGCGTTCTTCGCCAAGTTCGTATTATGTTCCAATAACGAGTATCTGCCCGTAATCATAGACGCAGGGGAGACACGCTATTGGGTGCGGAAGATAGACCGCTTGCAGTCGGACGATACCGACTTCCTGCAAAGGCTGAAAGCGGAGATACCCGCCTTTCTCCATTTCCTGCAACACAGGCAGCTTTCCACCGAAAAGGAAAGCCGAATGTGGTTCGCTCCGTCATTGTTACATACAGAAGCCTTGCGGAAGATAATCCGCAGCAACCGCAACCGATTGGAGATAGAGATGCACGAGCTTATACTTGACATTATGGACAGTATCGGCACGGACACATTCTCGTTCTGCTACAACGACATTCTTCTTTTGCTGGTACATTCGCAGGTAAAGGTGGAGAAACACCAAGTCAGGAAAGTATTGCAGGAGTGCTGGAAACTTACCCCTGCATCCAACGGACTGACCTATACCTCCTACCAATTGGACTATAATCGGGAATGTCGGTATGAGCCTGTTAAAAGGGTCGGGCGGTTTTATACCGTCACAAGAGAACAACTCGAATCCCTGTAATACCATTCTTTTTTTGTTGAATTGATGAATAAGTATATAACCATACTGGTAATGAGTAATATACACTTTCAACAAAATCTCAACAATCGAAAAGAGAAGTTGAGAGAGGAACAACACACAATTGTCGGTTTCTCTTTTGGCGAGTGGTTTGTTGAGAAGATGTTGAGCAAATACAGTGCTGTATATAAGCGGATTACATTACCCGTTCAACAATTCATCGTTTTTACAATTATCATTAAATCCGTAGAAAAATTATGACTACACAAGAAGCAAAGAACATACGCATTGCGGACTATCTGCAAAGTCTGGGCTATACGCCCGTCAAACAACAGGGCAACAGCCTTTGGTACAAATCACCGCTGAGAGAGGAAAGGGACGCATCTTTCAAGGTGAACACCGAACTCAACAGGTGGTATGATTTCGGACTTGGCAAAGGCGGCAACATCATCGCATTGGCTGCGGAACTCTACCATACGGAAAATGTAGCCTGTCTGTTGAAGCGCATAGAGGAACGGACACCATACATCCGTCCTGCATCGTTCTCTTTTAGTGCGCAACAATCCGACAACCGCACTTATCGGGGTTTAAGGGTTGGCGAGTTATCTTCCCCTGCGCTCATCGCCTATCTGCAAGAAAGGGGAATAAACATCGAACTCGCCAAAAGAGAATGCATGGAACTTCGGTTTATGAATGCCGACAAACCCTATTTTGCCATCGGCTTTCCGAATATGGCAGGAGGATATGAAGTGCGCAACAGATATTTCAAGGGGTGTGTCGCCCCGAAAGACATCACCCATATCCGACAACAGGGCGAACCGAGAAATGTGTGTTATCTGTTCGAGGGCTTCATGGATTACCTCTCGTTCCTCACCATTAGAGTGAAGAACAATCCGCAATATCCACGATTGACAACGCAGGACTATATCGTACTGAACTCCGTTTCCAATCTCACGAAAGCGGAAAGCATATTGGCGACCTACACCCGAATCGGCTGCTACCTTGACAATGACACGGCAGGACGGAACGCATACGACAACTTGAAACGGATGTTGGGCGACCGCTTGCAGGATATGTCGATACACTATGCAGGGTACAACGACTTGAACGAGTATCTGTGCAACAGACAATCAGCTAATCAGACAGAGCCGACAAAGCAAGTCCAATCCGCAAGACGGATGATACAGCCACCGAAAAAGCGAAGGCTGAAAATGTAGAGGGAAACAGGCTTGCTGCGGCACGGATATTTACCGAGGGAAAATACCGTAGCTTATTAGGGAATTTTCCAAGCCGCATTGCAGGCAACGCTGAAAATTCCCCAATAAGCCAAAGAGGTTGCACCTCTCTGGACACTCCCCAGCCAACGGCAACAGCCGTATAATAATAACCAAACATTGTTTCACAAGCAAAATAAGAAAGGAAAATTATATGGGATTCGTAGTATTACACATGGAAAAGGCGCACGGTTCCGACAGCGGAACAACCGCCCATATAGAGCGTTTCATAATACCGAAGAACGCAGACCCGACCCGCACGCACCTTAACCGAAAACTTGTCACATACCCCAATGGGATAAAAGACCGCTCGGCAGCCATTCAAAAGAGATTGGAGGAAGCAGGGCTTACACGCAAAATCGGGAACAACCAAGTTCGTGCAATCCGCATCAACGTATCGGGAACGCATGAAGATATGGAGCGTATCGAAAGGGAGGGCAGACTTGATGAATGGTGTACCGACAATATGAAATACTTTGCCGACCTGTTCGGCAAGGAGAATATAGTGGCAGCGCATCTGCACATGGACGAGGAAACGCCACACATACACGTTACACTCGTCCCGATTGTCAAGGGAGAGCGCAAGCGCAGGAAACGTGAGGAACAGGCGAAGAAACGCTACCGCAAGAAACCAGCCGATACGGTAAGGCTATGTGCCGATGACATCATGACACGCTTGAATCTGAAATCCTACCAAGACAGTTATGCTGTTGCTATGGCAAAGTACGGTCTGCAACGTGGCATAGACGGTTCTAAGGCTTGTCACAAGTCCACGCAGCAGTATTATCGGGACATACAGAAACTTACTGACAACTTGAAATCGGAAGTGGTGGATTTACAGGATCAGAAAGAAACGGCACAGGAAGAACTCAGACGAGCCAGGAAAGAAGTCCAGACAGAAAAACTGAAAGGCGCAGCCACAACAGCAGTGACCAACATTGCTGAAAGTGTCGGTTCTCTTTTCGGTAGTAACAAGGTCAAGACATTGGAAAGGGAAAACACCGCCCTGCATAGGGAGATAGCCGACCACGAAGAAACCATAGAAACCCTGCAAGATAGAATACAGACCATGCAGGCAGACCACAGCAGAGAGATACGGGAAATGCAGCAGAGGCACGGCAGGGAGATAGCAGACAAAGACACAAGGCACAAGCAGGAAATATCGTTCCTGAAAACGGTAATCGCAAGAGCGGCGGCATGGTTTCCCTATTTCCGTGAAATGCTCCGTATCGAAAACCTCTGCCGACTTGTGGGATTCGATGAAAGGCAGACCGCAACGCTCGTCAAGGGAAAGCCGTTGGAGTATGCAGGGGAACTTTATTCAGAGGAACACGGACGGAAATTCACGACCGAAAAGGCAGGGTTTCAAGTCGTGAAAGACCCCACGGACGGGACGAGACTGGTTCTTGCCATTGACCGAAAGCCCATTGCCGAGTGGTTCAAAGAGCAATTCAACAAGCTACGGCAAAGCATACACCGACCTATACAGCCACAAAGGAAAGGCAGGGGAATTTAAGAACGAATAATTAGCTGTACCTCAGCAATTGAAATCAAAACAACCAAATTATTGTGGATTCTTATAGGATAAATCAGTAAAAGTAGTTACCTTTGTAACTGATATAATAGACTTTATATAAAATGGCTAAGAATAAACTTGTAGTTCCTTTTTTGAAATGGGTTGGAGGAAAAAGACAACTTATTCCAGAAATTAGAAAGATGTTACCCAAAGGGGTAGCGAATCGTCCCTACTATGAGCCATTCATCGGAGGCGGAGCTTTATTTTTTGAACTCCAGCCAAAACAAGCTGTTATAAATGATTATAACGAAGAGTTGATCAATGTTTATACGGTTATAAGGGACAATCCCAATGAACTTATTGAGGATTTAAAGAAACATAAAAATACGTCAGAGTATTTTTATGAAATTCGATCTATGGATAGGCAACCTCTTTTTAAAAATCTTACCACTATCGAGCGAGCATCGCGGATTATATATCTCAATAAAACTTGCTATAATGGATTATATCGGGTTAATAATGCCGGGGAATTTAATTCTCCATTTGGGAAATATAAAAATCCAAATATTGTCAATGAGCCTGTGATTAAGGCGGTAAGTAAATATTTAAGTTCTAATCGGATTCAAATATCAAATGGTGATTATGAGGTGATTTTGAGAGATATACCAACAAACTCATTTGTGTATTTAGATCCTCCGTATCATCCTATTTCAGAGAGTTCTAATTTTACAGGATACGTGCAGGGTGGATGGAGTGAGAGGGATCAGCTTAGGCTAAGAGATGTTTGTAATAGATTAAATAGCAATGGTATAAAATTTCTCCTATCAAATTCTGCATCTAATTTCATAAAAGAAATTTATGCGGAATACAATATTCATGTAGTACAGGCAAGTCGTGCTATAAATTCAGATTCTTCTAAAAGAGGGCAAGTTGATGAATTTTTAATTAGCAATTATGAGTAAATCCAAAAATGACATAGCATGGGAGAAAATTTTTGAGAAGTATTGCATCTTGGATAAACTTGCCAATAATGAACGTATATCAATTTCTTCAACAGAAATTAATCAGTTTAGAGAGGCTCGTTTAATGACAAAGTTTGACCATAGATCTCAACTTCCAAAATTGTTTATAGATCATAACTTATCAATATTACCTACATCCAGAGGCACATATGAAATCGGAAAATTTAAAACTTTTTGTGATTTCAATAAAGATGATATAGAGATAACTCCTATTGACTTTCCAACTTTCTTGGAAAGTATAGATTATAAAGATATTACGAGTGAATCAATAGCTATAAATTGTGCTTTTGTATCTAAGATATTGCATGATTTTACAGGAGAGGGAAATCTATTACCTACCGTCTCTGGTCGGATGAGTTCTTCAGTCTTTGATTTTACGATTAATTCAGGACAAAACATTTTAAAAATTAATGTTGACAATTCACAAATTGAAATAGACGGAGGGTATGAAGGAGATAGTTCTTTAAATTTGATTGAAGCCAAAAATTATATTTCAGATGATTTTCTGATTCGACAACTATATTATCCATATAGATTATGGAGTAATAAAATAGGGAAACGTGTTCGTCCAATATTCTTGACGTATTCAAATGGTATTTTCCATTTGAGAGAATATGAATTTGTTACGCCTGAATTATATAATTCCATCCGATTAATACAACATAAAAAATATGCAGTTCAAGAAGGAGGAATTAATGTTGAGAATATACAGAATATTTTGGATAGTATTCAAGTTGTAAAAGAACCTGAGTTGCCTTTCCCTCAAGCCGATAGCTTTGAACGAGTAATTAATCTTTGCGAGCTATTAAAACAAAAAGGATTTATTTGTAAAGATGATATTACGCAAAATTATGACTTTGATCACAGACAAACTGATTATTATTCAAATGCGGCAAAGTATTTAGGATTAGTAGAGGTTGTTCGTGAGAATCAACAAATAGGGTGCATTCTAACTCGTAATGGCTCTCGTATATTTAATCTGCCCATTATTGAACGGCAATTGGAATTTGTAAAACTTATATTGGCACATACGGCATTTCAAAACACCTTGAAACTGTATTTTGATAAAGGCAATGTTCCAACAAAGGGCGAGGTCGTTGAAATAATGAAAAGTGCAAAATTGTATAATATTGATTCTGAACAAACATATAAACGAAGGGCATCTACTGTTATATCTTGGATAAATTGGATATTAGAACTAATAGAGTAATAATTTAAAGAATAAGAATTATGGCTTGTGAAAAACAACATCGTTATGATCCTCAGTACAATAATTTACCTGTCGATCAAGGTGGGGCAGGAAGACATCGCTGTGCTGGATGTGCTTATGAGAGAGGGTATGAAGATGGACTAAATCGTAAAGAAAAATTAGATTTGGACTTGGATTCATTACCAGAGAGTCAAGCTGGAACAGTTAGGCATAAAAGCCCACATGCAGCTTATGCTGCTGGTTATTTAGCTGGAGTAGAAGATTCTTATAAGTAAATACCTGTTCCTCCGTTTCAAATAACATCCCCATACGATAAATATATATTGTATGGGGATGAGTAAATTAGAAAAATCGTAT
This genomic stretch from Akkermansia biwaensis harbors:
- a CDS encoding toprim domain-containing protein translates to MTTQEAKNIRIADYLQSLGYTPVKQQGNSLWYKSPLREERDASFKVNTELNRWYDFGLGKGGNIIALAAELYHTENVACLLKRIEERTPYIRPASFSFSAQQSDNRTYRGLRVGELSSPALIAYLQERGINIELAKRECMELRFMNADKPYFAIGFPNMAGGYEVRNRYFKGCVAPKDITHIRQQGEPRNVCYLFEGFMDYLSFLTIRVKNNPQYPRLTTQDYIVLNSVSNLTKAESILATYTRIGCYLDNDTAGRNAYDNLKRMLGDRLQDMSIHYAGYNDLNEYLCNRQSANQTEPTKQVQSARRMIQPPKKRRLKM
- a CDS encoding type II restriction enzyme, which codes for MSKSKNDIAWEKIFEKYCILDKLANNERISISSTEINQFREARLMTKFDHRSQLPKLFIDHNLSILPTSRGTYEIGKFKTFCDFNKDDIEITPIDFPTFLESIDYKDITSESIAINCAFVSKILHDFTGEGNLLPTVSGRMSSSVFDFTINSGQNILKINVDNSQIEIDGGYEGDSSLNLIEAKNYISDDFLIRQLYYPYRLWSNKIGKRVRPIFLTYSNGIFHLREYEFVTPELYNSIRLIQHKKYAVQEGGINVENIQNILDSIQVVKEPELPFPQADSFERVINLCELLKQKGFICKDDITQNYDFDHRQTDYYSNAAKYLGLVEVVRENQQIGCILTRNGSRIFNLPIIERQLEFVKLILAHTAFQNTLKLYFDKGNVPTKGEVVEIMKSAKLYNIDSEQTYKRRASTVISWINWILELIE
- a CDS encoding DNA adenine methylase; translated protein: MAKNKLVVPFLKWVGGKRQLIPEIRKMLPKGVANRPYYEPFIGGGALFFELQPKQAVINDYNEELINVYTVIRDNPNELIEDLKKHKNTSEYFYEIRSMDRQPLFKNLTTIERASRIIYLNKTCYNGLYRVNNAGEFNSPFGKYKNPNIVNEPVIKAVSKYLSSNRIQISNGDYEVILRDIPTNSFVYLDPPYHPISESSNFTGYVQGGWSERDQLRLRDVCNRLNSNGIKFLLSNSASNFIKEIYAEYNIHVVQASRAINSDSSKRGQVDEFLISNYE
- the mobV gene encoding MobV family relaxase — its product is MGFVVLHMEKAHGSDSGTTAHIERFIIPKNADPTRTHLNRKLVTYPNGIKDRSAAIQKRLEEAGLTRKIGNNQVRAIRINVSGTHEDMERIEREGRLDEWCTDNMKYFADLFGKENIVAAHLHMDEETPHIHVTLVPIVKGERKRRKREEQAKKRYRKKPADTVRLCADDIMTRLNLKSYQDSYAVAMAKYGLQRGIDGSKACHKSTQQYYRDIQKLTDNLKSEVVDLQDQKETAQEELRRARKEVQTEKLKGAATTAVTNIAESVGSLFGSNKVKTLERENTALHREIADHEETIETLQDRIQTMQADHSREIREMQQRHGREIADKDTRHKQEISFLKTVIARAAAWFPYFREMLRIENLCRLVGFDERQTATLVKGKPLEYAGELYSEEHGRKFTTEKAGFQVVKDPTDGTRLVLAIDRKPIAEWFKEQFNKLRQSIHRPIQPQRKGRGI
- a CDS encoding primase-helicase family protein: MSANKQQDSHRPPSDDGMAKEEFIRVGTTLYKIVEQPKLNGGYIRKRIAWNNETLRQDYGKDYIGSVPKYDGFCTVPKHIGYRPVVGKFLNLYEPIDHVPRQGDFPSIRSLVEHIFGEQYELGMDYLQLLYLQPIQKLPILLLVSEERNTGKSTFLNFLKALFQNNVTFNTNEDFRSQFNSDWAGKLLIVVDEVLLNRREDSERLKNLSTTLSYKMEAKGKDRDEIAFFAKFVLCSNNEYLPVIIDAGETRYWVRKIDRLQSDDTDFLQRLKAEIPAFLHFLQHRQLSTEKESRMWFAPSLLHTEALRKIIRSNRNRLEIEMHELILDIMDSIGTDTFSFCYNDILLLLVHSQVKVEKHQVRKVLQECWKLTPASNGLTYTSYQLDYNRECRYEPVKRVGRFYTVTREQLESL
- a CDS encoding site-specific integrase; this encodes MRSTFKVLFYVKKGSEKTNGNLPLMCRLTVDGEIKQFSCKMDVPLRLWDVKNNRASGKSVEAQRINIAVDKIRVEVNRRYQELMQTDGYVTAAKLKDAYLGIGVKQETLLKLFEQHNTEFSKKVGHSRAKGTFQRYVTVCKHIREFLSHTYKREDIPLKELNLTFINDFEYFLRTEKKCRTNTIWGYMIVLKHIISIARNDGRLPFNPFAGYINSPESVDRGYITNEEIHTMMNTDMPDKTHELVRDLFIFSTFTGLAYSDVKNLTEDNLQTFFDGNLWIITRRKKTNTESNIRLLDVPRKIIEKYKGMTRDNKVFPMPSNTTCNKKLKTIAELCGIKSRLTYHVARHSAATTVLLSNGVPIETVSRLLGHTNIKTTQIYAKITAQKISQDMETLSHRLEDMEKNICNAIQ